From Streptomyces sp. TLI_235, a single genomic window includes:
- a CDS encoding PAS domain S-box-containing protein/diguanylate cyclase (GGDEF)-like protein, producing the protein MPVEPLLSCPTCAGPVGGSTGRLLAALRASESRFRAAFADAGIGMALIDADDRIIEANPAFAAMLGREPSDLARTHIHEIIEPEDTPRRLYRDLVQGKRDRLRVEKRLKHRDGRSVWSKVALSLIRDGAGHPLYTLAMVEDVTEQRLLGDRLAYQALHDPLTRLPNRTLFFERLEAAFLAVGIRTDSGRADSGRADDSRRDGGRAGTRQGPGAAGAVLTSAAAALNGASGPPRNGAANGSLKGVVQGTVNGATRTGARPDRADGDRRPRIGLCYLDLDNFAVINETLGHHVGDQLLVAVAARLENGFARGDRQLVARLGGDEFAVLITESEGSEQLTSLAGRLIKALEKPFEIGGHRLAVTASVGVVERPVEGTSPTDLLKDADSTLYWSKADGRARWTLYDPARGAHQLTRQLLSTALRPALERGEFTVEYQPLVGLSDGLVHGAEALVRWRHPRYGTLSPDRFIPLAEESGAIVPLGKWVLEESCRQARRWLAEFPDADTFVSVNLAARQIWDSDVVADVAEVLERTGLPAGLLQLEITESALLGPGGRPIQALQALADMGIRIAIDDFGTGYSNLAYLSRLPVHVLKLDGTFVEAFRDAGSPGLPGGRSSSPDPDGARARRTEADEQIVGAMVQLAHALGLTVTAEGIENAAQAERLRLTGCDTAQGWYFAKPGDAEIVADMLRETHPD; encoded by the coding sequence GTGCCGGTCGAGCCGCTGCTGTCCTGCCCCACCTGCGCCGGGCCGGTCGGTGGCAGCACCGGACGTCTGCTGGCCGCGCTGCGGGCCAGTGAGTCCCGGTTCCGCGCGGCGTTCGCGGACGCCGGCATCGGGATGGCGCTGATCGACGCGGACGACCGGATCATCGAGGCCAACCCCGCCTTCGCGGCGATGCTGGGCCGTGAGCCCTCCGATCTGGCCCGCACCCACATCCACGAGATCATCGAGCCCGAGGACACCCCGCGCCGCCTCTACCGCGACCTGGTGCAGGGCAAGCGGGACAGACTGCGGGTCGAGAAGCGGCTGAAGCACCGGGACGGCCGCTCGGTGTGGAGCAAGGTGGCCCTCTCCCTGATCCGGGACGGTGCCGGGCATCCGCTCTACACCCTGGCCATGGTCGAGGACGTCACCGAGCAGCGGCTCCTCGGCGACCGGCTGGCCTACCAGGCCCTGCACGACCCGCTGACCCGGCTGCCGAACCGCACGCTGTTCTTCGAGCGCTTGGAGGCCGCCTTCCTCGCCGTCGGTATCCGGACGGACAGCGGCAGGGCGGACAGCGGTCGGGCGGACGACAGTCGGCGGGACGGCGGTCGGGCCGGGACCCGGCAGGGGCCGGGTGCGGCGGGGGCCGTGCTCACCTCGGCCGCAGCGGCGCTCAACGGCGCGTCGGGGCCACCGCGGAACGGCGCCGCGAACGGCTCCCTCAAGGGTGTCGTCCAGGGCACCGTGAACGGTGCGACGAGGACGGGAGCCCGGCCCGACCGGGCCGACGGCGACCGACGGCCGCGGATCGGCCTCTGCTATCTCGACCTCGACAACTTCGCGGTGATCAACGAGACGCTCGGCCACCACGTCGGGGACCAGTTGCTGGTCGCGGTGGCGGCCCGTCTGGAGAACGGCTTCGCCCGTGGCGACCGGCAGCTCGTCGCGCGGCTCGGCGGGGACGAGTTCGCCGTCCTGATCACCGAGAGCGAAGGGTCCGAGCAGCTCACCTCGCTCGCCGGCCGGCTGATCAAGGCCCTGGAGAAGCCGTTCGAGATCGGCGGCCACCGGCTGGCCGTCACCGCCTCGGTCGGTGTGGTGGAGCGCCCGGTCGAGGGCACCTCGCCGACCGACCTGCTCAAGGACGCCGACTCCACCCTCTACTGGTCCAAGGCCGACGGCCGCGCCCGCTGGACGCTGTACGACCCGGCCCGCGGCGCCCACCAGCTGACCCGGCAGCTGCTGTCCACCGCCCTGCGGCCGGCGCTGGAACGCGGTGAGTTCACCGTCGAGTACCAGCCGCTGGTGGGGCTCTCGGACGGGTTGGTGCACGGCGCCGAGGCGCTGGTCCGCTGGCGGCACCCCCGGTACGGCACCCTCTCCCCCGACCGGTTCATCCCGCTGGCCGAGGAGTCCGGGGCGATCGTGCCGCTCGGCAAGTGGGTGCTGGAGGAGTCCTGCAGACAGGCGAGACGCTGGCTGGCGGAGTTCCCGGACGCCGACACCTTCGTCAGCGTCAACCTGGCCGCCCGTCAGATCTGGGACTCCGACGTCGTCGCGGACGTCGCGGAGGTCCTCGAACGGACCGGACTCCCGGCCGGACTCCTCCAGCTGGAAATCACCGAGAGCGCCCTGCTCGGCCCCGGCGGGCGCCCCATCCAGGCGCTGCAGGCCCTCGCAGACATGGGCATCAGGATCGCGATCGACGACTTCGGCACCGGCTACTCGAACCTCGCCTACCTCTCCCGGCTCCCGGTGCACGTCCTCAAGCTCGACGGCACCTTCGTCGAGGCCTTCCGCGACGCCGGGTCGCCCGGTCTTCCCGGCGGCCGGTCCTCCTCCCCCGACCCCGACGGCGCCCGGGCGCGCCGCACCGAGGCGGACGAGCAGATCGTCGGCGCCATGGTGCAGCTCGCCCACGCCCTCGGGCTGACCGTCACCGCCGAGGGCATCGAGAACGCCGCCCAGGCCGAGCGGCTCCGCCTCACCGGCTGCGACACCGCCCAGGGCTGGTACTTCGCCAAGCCCGGCGACGCCGAGATCGTGGCGGACATGCTCCGCGAGACCCACCCCGACTGA